Below is a genomic region from Leptospira ryugenii.
ATCGATTTGATTTACTATTTTTTCTGCTACCGACCGACTTGTTGTGTACTTTCCACCTAGGGCAGCAAAAACTCCAGGATATCCATCCTTATTGTAGTGAAAAATCTCTGCCTTTCGCGAGGCAGAATAAGTTTCATCTTTATGATTTGTATCCTCTACAAGCGGTCGAAGTCCACCATAAAAATACACGATATCGTTAAGAGTCAGATTTGAAAATCCATACGCATAGTTGATATCATCTATAAGCTCTTGAAGATCCTTTTCGGTGACAGAAAATTGATCAGGATGTTGGTCATAACGGACATCTGTCGTACCAATGATTGTCCTATTTCTCCAAGGGATAACAAACAAATGAGAACCATCTCTCTTTTGAGCAACGACACATTCTTTATCACAAATATTCCGAACTACGGCATGGATTCCTTTGGAACGTATGATTTTTGTATCAGTCGGAATACCTGCCAAGGCATCGATATAATCTGCCCAAGGACCAGCTGAATTGATTAATACTTTTGTTTGTGTATAGATGGTCTCTCCAGAGATGGAATCATCTATTTTTACTTGGTATGCTTTCCCCGAAAAAGTTTTACTTATTGAACTAACTTTTGCATAGTTATAAGCATGTGCTCCTTTTTTCTTGGCAGAGAAGATAAACTCACAAGTATGCCTTTCTGGATTTACATTCAAATAATCATAATATTGAAAAGAACCAATGACATTCTTTGGATGGATATTCGGGGATTTATATATTGTTTCTTCAAATGAATTCCAAATATACCGAGGGATTTTAACTTCATCTAAAATCTCCTCGTTTCGATCAAAGGAGAAAAGATTGTAAAGAAACATCCCTGCCCATAGAATCAGTTTTGCATATAGAGATCGTATTGGGATGAGAAACCCCATGGGTCTCATTGCATGAGGTGTAATTTTTGCTAAGATTCGCCTTTCTCTGAGCGATTCTCTTACTAGAGAAAATTCTAAATTTTTAAGATAGCGCAAACCTCCGTGTATCAATTTAGAAGTGGCTTGGCTAGTTCCTGAGGCATAATCCGACTTTTCGAGCAATAAACATCTGTATCCGCGTAGGGTAGCATCCCAGAGAATATTAGCCCCAGTGATGCCACCACCGACAATAATGATATCGTATTCTCGATTAATATTTGATAGGCGACTCTTTTTTTTATTCTTTGCAGTTAACATTTAATTTTTATACATTTTTCCTTGATAGAAAAACTTGCAGGAAGTTTTCCCATATTTTCTCCATCGACGTCAATATAGACATCTTCCTCAGAACTTGCTTCTAGATAACGTATGGTATCAGAAATAACTTTATCTTCTTGGGTTAGTTGACCTTTATAAATCTTTGAAAACTTCAAAAGCGATTCTGGTATTCCAATATCCGTGATAGCCAGAAAATCAATTTGCCCGTCATCAAGAGATGCCTTTGGAGCAAACCACATCCCTCCTCCTGCATATTGTCCATTAGCTAAAACAATCAACCGACAACGTTCTTCTATTTTCTTTTTATTATCTAAATTCAATGTAATTTTTTTGTTTTTATAAGTAAACAGGCAGATGAGAGTATAGAGTAAAAAAACAATTTTCCCACCTAACCATCGTCCCAAACGAGATCGATTTACTTTATAAACGACTTCTCCCCCCATCCCAAAATCCAGAAGATTTAAGCAGAGATAAGTGGATTTACCCTCACCATTTTGCAGAGTATAATTGACTTCGATTAGATCAATACTCCTTTCTATCCCATTTAACACCTTTTCGATGGCTTTTTTCGGATTTCTAGGAACTTGAATCGTCTTCACAAAATCATTTCCTCTACCAGCAGGTATCGGGCTAAATACCGCCTTCGCATTGATAGCTTTTCCATTTTCAAAGAAACCATTGATTATATTTGAAAGTGTTCCATCTCCACCGATTCCTATGATCCAATCAAATCCATTCTTCAATGCCTCGCTTGCCAATTCCTTTGCACTTATGGTTTCCGTAGTCTCCGCAAACTCAAATCTGTGACCAGATTGAGACAGAGTTTTTTGGATTTGCTTCCATACTTTTTTAGATGCCCCACCGCCGGAAACTGGATTGAGAATGATTTTGATAGCCATAGTTTAATCCTGATGATTTTTCGGGAAAAGACCAAAGAATAATACGTGTTCAATGGTTTCAATATAAGATTTCTCACTCTTAATTTCTTTTTGGAAGTGACCGTCTAGAAGAACCTCTACAGCACCGCGAATCATTCCCCAAGCGACTGCTACGTTCGGATAGGCACCCTTCTGGTTTGTGAGATTTTCGCTTCTTGTTTGTCGATAGATCTTTTCCAAAATCGAAAGTCGATTGTTTCTTTCTTCGATCAACTTTTCTTGCATTTCTGGCGATACATTGTCCAGATTCATAGAATCACCACATTGTTTCGCAACCAAATACATATTTTTGTCTCCCAAACAGTGTTCTATATAAATCCTAAGGGCAGCCTTTGCCATATCTAGACCAGTGCTTTCATTGAGAGCATTTTGCAATTTCTGTCTTAACCTAACGTAATCTTCATACTGAATTCTCGCCATGAGATCATCTTTACTTTTGAAATGAAGATAGATTGTACCTCGTCCTATTTCTAATTGTTTGGCGATGTCATCCATTTTCACTAAACTCGGATGTTTAATCTGAAAGAAACCTATAGCCGCCTTAAGTATATTCTCTTCTCGAATCGCGAATTCCCTTTTTTTTCGTTCAGAAACTCCCATTTTACTTGATACCCAATAATCCTTTTGGATTCATAATCCCTTTTGGATCGAAGATTTTCTTTAACCCTGTTAAAATTCTCAGCCCTTCCTCTCCAAGTTCTTTTTCTACCCAAGGTGACAAAAGGCGACCAATTCCATGGTGATGAGATAAAGATCCACCATTTGCATGGATGGTATCGATAAGGCCCTTATGAAATTTTTCAAAAGATTGAATTTCATTTTTCTCATCCATAGGGCAAATAAAGATGAAGTACAAATTTGCTCCGGTTTCATAAGCATGTGAAATATGCACCATACATGTTTGATTTGGAAAACTTTTTATATAGGCACGAGTCTTTTCCCA
It encodes:
- a CDS encoding TetR/AcrR family transcriptional regulator — translated: MGVSERKKREFAIREENILKAAIGFFQIKHPSLVKMDDIAKQLEIGRGTIYLHFKSKDDLMARIQYEDYVRLRQKLQNALNESTGLDMAKAALRIYIEHCLGDKNMYLVAKQCGDSMNLDNVSPEMQEKLIEERNNRLSILEKIYRQTRSENLTNQKGAYPNVAVAWGMIRGAVEVLLDGHFQKEIKSEKSYIETIEHVLFFGLFPKNHQD
- a CDS encoding diacylglycerol/lipid kinase family protein, which translates into the protein MAIKIILNPVSGGGASKKVWKQIQKTLSQSGHRFEFAETTETISAKELASEALKNGFDWIIGIGGDGTLSNIINGFFENGKAINAKAVFSPIPAGRGNDFVKTIQVPRNPKKAIEKVLNGIERSIDLIEVNYTLQNGEGKSTYLCLNLLDFGMGGEVVYKVNRSRLGRWLGGKIVFLLYTLICLFTYKNKKITLNLDNKKKIEERCRLIVLANGQYAGGGMWFAPKASLDDGQIDFLAITDIGIPESLLKFSKIYKGQLTQEDKVISDTIRYLEASSEEDVYIDVDGENMGKLPASFSIKEKCIKIKC
- a CDS encoding glycerol-3-phosphate dehydrogenase/oxidase, which codes for MLTAKNKKKSRLSNINREYDIIIVGGGITGANILWDATLRGYRCLLLEKSDYASGTSQATSKLIHGGLRYLKNLEFSLVRESLRERRILAKITPHAMRPMGFLIPIRSLYAKLILWAGMFLYNLFSFDRNEEILDEVKIPRYIWNSFEETIYKSPNIHPKNVIGSFQYYDYLNVNPERHTCEFIFSAKKKGAHAYNYAKVSSISKTFSGKAYQVKIDDSISGETIYTQTKVLINSAGPWADYIDALAGIPTDTKIIRSKGIHAVVRNICDKECVVAQKRDGSHLFVIPWRNRTIIGTTDVRYDQHPDQFSVTEKDLQELIDDINYAYGFSNLTLNDIVYFYGGLRPLVEDTNHKDETYSASRKAEIFHYNKDGYPGVFAALGGKYTTSRSVAEKIVNQIDIYFGYTDKVCKTKDELLIGAYQKPRLELIRELQAKFPKVSGRKIEILTFRYGTIAEKMLAKPGKYEIPLANGEIFFEEEIDYLCEEEEIIKASDLFFRRSGIGTVGRLGREQLNIVIDHLAKKLSWDQKRKKEEMAEIEKRYLWNR